GAACCGGTGCTCGGGTATATCCATCGGATGCACGAAAAGATGGGGGAGAACCGAACCTGGGCTCAGTTCATGCCGAATACCGCCAGAATGGATTATCTCGGCGCTCTTTCCTACAATCATGGCTATGCTCTGGCGGTTGAACGGGCGGCGGGAATCGAAGTGCCGGAGCGGGCCGAATATATCCGGGTGATCACCGTTGAACTCAACCGGATCGCCAGCCATCTTCTCTGGTTCGGCGCTTTCGTGCTTGACCTTGGCGGGTTCACCCCGCTTCTCTATGCATTTGACGATCGTGAAAAGATTCTCGACCTGCTGGAATCGGTGACCGGGGCGAGGCTTACTTTCTGTTATTTCCGTTTCGGCGGGGTTTATAACGATATCGATGACGAGTTTATTGCCGGGACCACTGCCTTTATCAAGAGGCTCAGAGAGCGGATGCCTGATTATCACAATCTGGTGACCAAGAACATCATCATGATCAAGAGGTTGAAGGGCATCGGCATTCTGCCCGAGGAGATGTGCCGCCGTTACGGGGCGACAGGCCCTGTTCTCAGGGGATCCGGGGTTCAGTATGATGTGCGGAAAAACGAGCCGTATTCGGTGTACCCGGAATTTGATTTTGATGTCCCGGTCTATTCAGAGTGCGATTCCATGGCCCGCTATATGGTCAGGATGGATGAGATTGAGCAGAGTATGAGGATTGTCGAGCAGGCCATCGCCAAATTGCCGGAGGGTGAGTATATCGCGCCCAAGGTTCCGAAAATAGTGAAACCGGAACCCGGTGACTATTATGCCTGTGTCGAGGCGGCAAGGGGTACCTTTGGAGTCAGGCTGGTCAGTGACGGGAGCAACACCGCTTATCGGCTGAAGCTCAGGTCACCGACTTTTTCCAATATGAGTCTGTACGGCGAGGCCTGTCAGGGGATGCTTCTGGCAGATGCTCTGGC
This genomic interval from Pseudomonadota bacterium contains the following:
- a CDS encoding NADH-quinone oxidoreductase subunit D, with protein sequence MNNYARSENQETFVLNLGPQHPATHGVLRVKLTMDGEYIVHAEPVLGYIHRMHEKMGENRTWAQFMPNTARMDYLGALSYNHGYALAVERAAGIEVPERAEYIRVITVELNRIASHLLWFGAFVLDLGGFTPLLYAFDDREKILDLLESVTGARLTFCYFRFGGVYNDIDDEFIAGTTAFIKRLRERMPDYHNLVTKNIIMIKRLKGIGILPEEMCRRYGATGPVLRGSGVQYDVRKNEPYSVYPEFDFDVPVYSECDSMARYMVRMDEIEQSMRIVEQAIAKLPEGEYIAPKVPKIVKPEPGDYYACVEAARGTFGVRLVSDGSNTAYRLKLRSPTFSNMSLYGEACQGMLLADALALMGSLDLVIPEIDR